A window from Fusarium musae strain F31 chromosome 8, whole genome shotgun sequence encodes these proteins:
- a CDS encoding hypothetical protein (EggNog:ENOG41): MTAPAIRIDGIVNPAAPPHPELIMAEGAPSIAPSLTYSDDSDSQEDEPVIPLERRRRASTRLIAQNARDIQRITGETPAEYMDRCCGGACCMGDRNNVEYEQVTLPDNDAFKSLGLRLENIPANLTGIIDMPEQTVSFTSIPRPTSSPSDSAISLGSDSESSPTATTSKSNYLVPGPGYEGVDTSIQPPRFVQPHPPHNVYPARIHNTRELTKPGAEKRTFHFDLDITDYPPEEVFDFKVGGAIGVMAPNDEISVDEILDALMIPRFQRDKPVLMKTTKGRWPTVWGDDKPRELVTTRRELLTWTTDIQSYAPTKELLRVIAEHATAPNEKKILMYLCSNEGASIFSDFRGGPHVTLSQILNAFPSSHPPMDQLLSVQAQLMPRFYSLSNDPTESYTLREHAQRRLIEIAVTVHDSMDWRRGCRAGVGSGFFERQAHKFMRAQAAGERAPQIFIPMFKGLMANPLAKQFNSDGPMLLIGAGVGIAPFRGFVQRRLKQANCANKVWVLQGIRDSLVDEIYSGEWGVHEEEVKRVVQSRVGTGKYVQEEVMNQSDLVWYIINSLDGRIFVCGSSKGMGEGVEEALCDVAMEKGNLEREEARNFWKLKKEEGKYISETW, from the coding sequence ATGACTGCTCCTGCTATTCGAATTGACGGCATCGTCAACCCCGCCGCTCCACCTCATCCCGAACTGATCATGGCTGAAGGTGCCCCTTCAATTGCGCCCTCATTGACTTACTCAGACGACTCAGACTCGCAAGAAGATGAGCCCGTCATCCCTCTCGAGCGCCGCCGTCGCGCATCTACACGTCTGATTGCCCAGAATGCCAGAGACATTCAGCGAATCACTGGTGAGACACCAGCTGAGTATATGGATCGCTGCTGTGGTGGTGCTTGCTGCATGGGTGACCGAAATAATGTCGAGTATGAGCAAGTTACTCTACCCGACAACGATGCTTTCAAGTCTCTCGGTCTAAGACTTGAAAACATTCCCGCCAACTTGACTGGTATCATCGATATGCCTGAGCAAACTGTGTCTTTCACCTCAATTCCTCGGCCAACTTCTTCGCCATCCGACTCGGCCATCTCTCTCGGCTCCGACTCTGAGTCGTCGCCCACAGCCACTACTTCCAAGAGCAACTACCTCGTTCCTGGACCTGGATATGAGGGTGTTGACACCTCAATTCAACCCCCTCGCTTtgttcagcctcatcctcccCACAATGTCTATCCGGCGAGGATCCACAACACCCGTGAGCTCACCAAGCCTGGCGCCGAGAAGAGAACCTTCCACTTTGATCTCGACATTACCGACTACCCTCCTGAGGAGGTTTTCGACTTCAAGGTTGGTGGTGCCATTGGTGTCATGGCTCCCAACGATGAGATTTCGGTCGATGAGATTCTGGATGCCCTCATGATCCCACGCTTCCAGCGTGATAAGCCTGTCCTCATGAAGACTACCAAGGGCCGCTGGCCTACCGTGTGGGGTGATGACAAGCCTCGCGAGCTCGTCACCACACGGCGCGAGCTCCTCACTTGGACCACCGACATTCAATCTTATGCCCCTACCAAGGAGCTCCTCCGTGTCATTGCGGAGCATGCCACTGCCCCtaacgagaagaagattctCATGTATCTCTGCTCCAACGAGGGTGCTAGCATTTTCTCCGACTTCCGTGGTGGCCCTCACGTCACTCTCTCACAGATCCTCAACGCGTTCCCCAGCTCACATCCTCCTATGGATCAGCTCCTGTCCGTCCAAGCTCAGCTCATGCCACGATTCTACTCTCTCTCCAACGATCCCACGGAATCATACACTCTCCGAGAACATGCTCAGCGCCGCTTAATTGAGATTGCCGTCACAGTCCACGACTCTATGGATTGGCGACGTGGCTGCCGTGCTGGCGTCGGCTCTGGATTCTTTGAGCGACAGGCCCACAAGTTCATGAGAGCTCAAGCTGCTGGGGAGCGTGCCCCTCAGATCTTCATTCCAATGTTCAAGGGCCTGATGGCCAACCCTCTGGCTAAGCAATTCAACTCGGATGGTCCCATGCTCCTgattggtgctggtgttggtatTGCCCCTTTCCGTGGCTTCGTCCAGCGCCGCCTCAAGCAGGCCAACTGTGCCAATAAGGTCTGGGTCCTGCAAGGTATCCGGGACTCGCTTGTAGATGAGATCTACAGTGGTGAGTGGGGTGTTCATGAGGAAGAAGTGAAGCGTGTTGTCCAGAGTCGAGTGGGTACCGGCAAGTATGTTCAGGAAGAGGTTATGAACCAATCTGATCTGGTCTGGTACATCATAAACTCTCTGGATGGCCGAATCTTTGTGTGTGGAAGCAGCAAAGGCATGGGCGAAGGAGTCGAAGAGGCTCTTTGCGATGTGGCCATGGAGAAGGGCAACCTTGAGCGCGAAGAGGCCCGCAACTtctggaagctcaagaaggaagagggcAAGTACATCTCTGAGACATGGTAG